The genomic DNA TTTGTTCGCATTGATATGGAAGATTCTCCTCGATGCCAAGTAACGATGGATATATTAAAAGAATTGCGAAAAGTATATGATAATGTTGGTACAGTTATCCAAGCTTATTTGTTTCGTTCGCAAAAAGATGTAGAAGATCTAGCAGGGGTTCCTCTTCGCTTAGTAAAGGGCGCTTACAAAGAACCAGCGGAGGTAGCCTTTCAGGAAAAGCAAGAAGTTGATAAAAATTATTTAAAAATCATTCAAACACATCTTTTAAGCGGAAGTTATACAGCTATAGCAAGCCATGATCATCGTATTATTGAAAAAGTAAAGGAATTTGTTGAAAGTGAAAACATTTCTCACGATCAATTTGAATTTCAAATGTTATATGGTTTTCGAAATGAGCTTCAACTCAGTTTAGTTAAAGAAGGTTATAAGGTACGAGTATACGTGCCTTATGGTGATGATTGGTTCGGTTACTTCATGCGCCGGTTAGCTGAACGGCCACAAAACGTCAGCTTTGCTTTTAAAGGATTCTTTTCTAAATAAAAAA from Bacillus aquiflavi includes the following:
- a CDS encoding proline dehydrogenase family protein; this translates as MIETISKNFFLRISESKFLNKAARKWGLKFGAGQVVAGETIDSAIKKVRELNDKGLVCTLDHLGEFVSSKEEASEATQYCIDTLDAIAKSGVECNLSVKMTQLGLDIDKDFCLNNIKKIVSTAKKYDNFVRIDMEDSPRCQVTMDILKELRKVYDNVGTVIQAYLFRSQKDVEDLAGVPLRLVKGAYKEPAEVAFQEKQEVDKNYLKIIQTHLLSGSYTAIASHDHRIIEKVKEFVESENISHDQFEFQMLYGFRNELQLSLVKEGYKVRVYVPYGDDWFGYFMRRLAERPQNVSFAFKGFFSK